A single Pseudomonas brassicacearum DNA region contains:
- the murI gene encoding glutamate racemase: MSEAPVGVLDSGVGGLSVLGEIRRLLPNESLLYVADCGHIPYGEKTPEYIRQRCAIIADFLLGQGAKALVVACNTATVAAVADLRRDFPHWPIVGMEPAVKPAAAATRSGIVGVLATTGTLQSAKFAALLDRFASDVRVITQPCPGLVELIETGDLQSPALYQLLQHYVDPLLAAGCDTLILGCTHYPFLKPLLARMIPEHISLIDTGAAVARQLQRLLAERGLLAEGPAGETHFWTSADPIHLRKILPTLWHSSGDVRSFDL; this comes from the coding sequence ATGAGTGAAGCGCCGGTCGGTGTGCTTGACTCGGGCGTCGGCGGGTTGTCGGTTCTGGGGGAAATCCGTCGGCTGCTGCCCAATGAATCGTTGTTGTATGTCGCTGATTGTGGGCATATTCCGTACGGCGAAAAGACTCCGGAATACATCCGACAACGTTGCGCGATCATTGCCGACTTTCTCTTGGGCCAGGGCGCCAAGGCGCTGGTTGTAGCCTGCAACACCGCAACGGTTGCTGCCGTTGCCGATCTACGCCGTGATTTCCCCCATTGGCCTATCGTCGGCATGGAGCCGGCGGTCAAGCCGGCCGCCGCCGCGACTCGCAGCGGTATCGTCGGTGTGCTGGCCACCACTGGCACCTTGCAGAGCGCCAAGTTCGCCGCGCTGCTCGACCGTTTTGCCAGCGATGTGCGAGTCATCACGCAACCGTGTCCGGGACTGGTTGAACTGATCGAAACGGGGGATTTGCAGAGTCCGGCCTTGTATCAATTGCTGCAACATTACGTCGACCCCTTGCTGGCGGCCGGCTGCGATACGCTGATTCTGGGCTGCACGCACTATCCCTTCCTCAAGCCATTGCTCGCGCGGATGATTCCGGAGCACATCAGCCTGATCGATACCGGTGCCGCCGTGGCCCGGCAACTTCAGCGCCTCTTGGCTGAGCGAGGGCTGTTGGCTGAGGGGCCGGCCGGCGAAACGCATTTCTGGACGAGTGCAGACCCGATACATTTAAGAAAAATCCTACCTACGCTATGGCATTCGTCCGGCGATGTGCGAAGCTTCGATCTGTAA
- a CDS encoding molybdopterin-synthase adenylyltransferase MoeB produces the protein MLNDQELLRYSRQILLQHVDIDGQLRLKQSRVLIIGLGGLGAPVALYLAAAGVGEMHLADFDTVDLTNLQRQIIHDTDSVGLSKVDSAMRRLGAINPEVRLVPHRAAMDEDSLAAAVAAVDVVLDCSDNFSTREAVNAACVAAGKPLVSGAAIRLEGQLSVFDPRRPESPCYHCLYGHGSEAELTCSEAGVIGPLVGLVGSLQALEALKLLAGFGEPLVGRLLLIDALGTRFRELRVKRDPGCSVCGGQHE, from the coding sequence ATGCTGAACGATCAGGAGTTGTTGCGCTACAGCCGCCAGATTCTGTTGCAGCACGTCGACATCGACGGCCAGTTGCGTCTCAAGCAAAGCCGCGTGCTGATCATCGGCCTCGGCGGTCTCGGCGCCCCGGTGGCGTTGTACCTGGCCGCCGCTGGGGTGGGTGAGATGCACTTGGCGGATTTCGACACCGTCGACCTGACCAACCTGCAACGCCAGATCATTCACGACACCGACAGCGTCGGCCTGAGCAAAGTCGATTCGGCGATGCGACGCCTTGGGGCGATCAACCCCGAGGTTCGGCTGGTGCCTCACCGCGCGGCCATGGACGAAGACAGCCTGGCCGCGGCGGTCGCGGCGGTGGATGTGGTGCTCGACTGCTCCGACAATTTCTCGACCCGCGAAGCGGTGAACGCGGCTTGTGTCGCGGCGGGGAAACCGTTGGTCAGCGGCGCGGCGATTCGCCTGGAAGGGCAGTTGTCGGTGTTTGACCCACGCCGCCCCGAAAGCCCCTGCTACCACTGCCTTTACGGCCACGGCAGCGAAGCCGAGCTGACCTGCAGCGAGGCAGGTGTGATCGGACCGCTGGTGGGATTGGTGGGCAGCCTGCAAGCCCTTGAAGCCTTGAAGCTGCTGGCCGGTTTCGGTGAGCCGCTGGTGGGTCGCCTGCTGTTGATCGATGCCCTGGGCACGCGTTTCCGTGAACTACGGGTCAAACGCGACCCAGGTTGCAGCGTCTGCGGTGGCCAACATGAGTGA